The following is a genomic window from Candidatus Melainabacteria bacterium RIFOXYA2_FULL_32_9.
CAATATTTGCCGGTGAAAGAGAAGTATTAAGAGTTAGTTTTGGTAACTTTATCATACAGTAGGAGAATTTTGGATGTCTGATCCGGATATTCTATCACAATCAGAAATAGATAATTTGTTGTCTTCTCTTGCTGTTGGCTTAGAAAATATAGAGGAGGTCAGAAGGCAAGATAATATTGTCTTGCAAGATACTGCTATAATAGAAGGCATGTCTTCTGATGAAGATAAGAAGGGATATAAACTTTATAACTTCAGGAGACCTGATAAATTTTCAAAAGATCATTTAAGGGCATTACATGATATTCATAAAGAATTTTCAAGACAATTAGCTCTTATTTTAACTGCTTATTTAAGGATGCATATTGATATAGACGTTGTATCAGTTGACCAGTTAACCTATGATGAATTTGCACGTTCAATGCCTAATCCTATAACAATAGGTATTCTTGAATTAAATCCATTACCCGGGCAAATTTTACTTGGAATGAGCCATGAAGTTACATCAAGTATTGTTGATAGAATGCTTGGCGGTACAGGAATAAGTGAAACAAAAGCAAGAGAACTAACTGATATTGAGGAAGCTTTATCAAGAAAAGTTTTGGATAAAATTACAAAAACACTTGAAGATTCCTGGAAAAGTATTCTTCCAGCCCAAGGTGCAGTTGTTGGAATAGATAGCAATTATACCTTAATACAAATAACAAGCCCTGGAGAAATTGTAGCTCTAGTTACTTTAGAAATTCAAATATCAGGAAGACATTCAGGGTTAATGAGTTTATGTTTTCCATATCCCGTTTTAGAGAGTGTACTTAGTCAGTTAAGTTCACAACATATCTTCCAGACAAAGGGTATGATTAGTACAGCTGAGGATAAACAGAAGATTCTCACCAGATTAGGCACCTCCAGTATGCAGGTTAATGTAATGTTAGGTAGTGCTGATATTACAGTCAAGGATTTGTTCGAATTAAAAATAGGCGATGTTTTAAAACTGGATAGTCTGGTAAAAGATAATCTGGTTCTTAAAGTTAACCAAATACCAAAGTTTTTAGCCAGGCCAGGCATTCATAACGGTAGAGTTGCTGTTAACGTCACAGATATAGTGGATGAAAATGACTACAATGAATAAAAATATAATAAGAAAAATAAATGAATTGGAGTAGCTATGAGCGAAAAATTATCTCAAGAAGACATAGATAATATGCTTACAGGAAATTCTAATAATGAAGGTTCTTCAGGTGAGGATTTGTCCGAAAGCACAGGAGATCTAAAATATTTAACTTCTAAAGAGGTAGATACCCTTGGAGAAATAGGCAATATTTCCATGGGATCAGCTGCTACTACTCTTTCTATGCTGTTAGGAAATAAAGTTGAAGTTACAACTCCAAAAGTAAAAGAGTATGAAAGTATAGAACAGATTTGTAACTCATTAAAAGATTTTGTATCTATAGAAATTGACTATACAACAGGACTTCAAGGATCTTCTGTTTTAATTTTAGAAGCTCAGGATACCGCAATTATAGCTGATTTAATGATGGGTGGAGATGGTAAAGTAAAAAACCCTGAAATTGGAGAATTGCAATTAAGTGCCGTTGGAGAAGCTATGAATCAGATGATGGGAACTTCTGCTACAGCATTATCTTCTATGTTTAATACAAGTATTGAAATTTCTGCTCCAACTGTAAAGCATCAAGAAGCAGAAGAAAAGCAAGAGCTGGAAACAGATGCTATTAAAGGTCCAATTATCGCTATATGTTTTGATTTAAAAGTTGGTGACTTGATTAACAGCGAAATGATACAGGTAATATCTTTGTCTGCCGCTAAAGATCAGGTTTCAAAATTAATGAATTTAATGAACACTATGATCGAGAATGTGGCTGCTACGATTAATTCTGGTAATTCTCAATCTGATTCCGGTCACAGTAAGTCATCATCTGTATCCGGTTCATCTTCAACCGGGTACGAAATAGGTCATTCAGAAAGGCCCGTTACTGTTCAACCAGTTCAGTTTGCCGCTTTTAATGAATTAACAAATAATTATGGTGATACCAGTAAAAACCTTGATTTACTCATGGATGTTAAGCTCAAATTAACTGTAGAACTTGGTAGAACAGAGTTTCCTATTAAAAAAGTTTTAGAACTAACCAGAGGTTCGATTATTGAACTTGATAAAGTTGCTGGAGAACCTGTTGAGCTTTATGCAAATGGTAAATTAATTGCAAAAGGTGAAGTTGTAGTTATTGAAGATAACTTTGGTCTCAGAATTACGAGTATTGTAAGCCCTGATAATAGAATAAAGAGTTTATAGTTAATTGTTGAATAATATCTTGTTGTAATGGCATAGTAGCTCGGTTGGTAGAGTACGTGACTCATATTCTTAAAATAGGCTATTTAGGAAAATAATATAACTAAAGTCCTGAACCTTCAGGGCTTTAAGTGTTTCTGTGTTTCCATAACCCGTACTTGCAGATAAGAATAAACCTAAAAAAGCAGTATGTTTTTTTCTTACAAAAATACATTAAGAGTGACAAAACAGGAACAAAAAATTGGAATAAACCGGAATTAATATGTAGGAAATAGCCCACAAAAATAAGCTATGCTTTTTGAAATAAAGCTTATTAATATTTGGTTTTATAACCTTAAATTTTCTCTTTCTGTATAAACAAGCTCTTATCTAGTTTAGAGAAAAATTCTTGGTAAAAAATCTCATTATCAATAGATTTTGATTTAATTCGATTTTCAGCAGTATCTCTTCTTTCAGCAAAATTTAGTCTGACTTTAATATGTTCATTAAAGTTGCTTATATTTGCTGTAGCACTTATTTTTAAATTGTCTGTATAACCTTTATGACTTGCAGAAGTAGCAGCTACACCTATTAAACCTGTTAAAGCAATGTCTGCAATTTTTTTTATTGCTGCATTTTTTGTTATTACTTCAACTTCTTTGGTTGCAGTAATAATGCCCAAATCTATATTAAAATTGTCTAAAATATAGCCATCATCTTGAAGTGCATTAATTATAGCCTTCATTACCATCTTTGTATCTTGGGTGTTGTAATTTCTCGTTTGATATTCACGGATTTGAAGTGGTGTTTTCTCAACTGGTTCAGCAAAAGCAGCTTTAAAACAGGTAATTGGATAAATAAACAACGAAGCTAAAAGATATAATCCCAATAAGCATCTCAATTCCTTTTTCATATATTTATTTCCCATTAAAATTTCCTACAATGATATGAAAATTAATCAATTACTGGAATATTTCTCTTTATTATTGCTGCACCTAAAATTATTAAGATTCCATGTTTATTACTATCTAACGCTATAATTTCTCTGGACATTTTTTCATAAACCCAAGTTGCATTCTTAGTTACTATATTTGGAGAATCTAAAGCTTCAATAACTGCATCTTGTGTCATGCCTGCACGAATTTCTCTCAGAATTGTTGCATATTCACTTCTTATAATTGATATTTTCTTTAAAAGATTAATATAAAAGATTAAGAAAGTAAAAAATTATGAACTATTCTTCAAGCTTGATATTTTTTTAGAATTGTTGAATAATATTTTGTTATAGTGGCATAGTAGCTCAGTTGGTAGAGCACGTGGCTCATACCCGCGCGGTCACTGGTTCGAGTCCAGTCTATGCCATTTTTGTTTTGTTCATTATTTGACAAATGGAATATTATTTAAAATTTTGGGTTAAAATTATTTTGACCCAACCTACCTTACTAAAATTCATTGTATGTTTGAAATTAGAAAGATAAAATCTCGGATTTGCCTTTTATATAATCTTGGCATTATTTATTCAATATAAATAGCCGAAACCAGTTATAAATGATAGCCGGATAAGATTTTAAATTGAATATTAGATTTACCAAGATAATATTTTCCCAAGTGCAAGAGCAACCATCTTGCTTTATTTTTCTTTTAATCTTCATTCCTTCTTTAGAGCATAAAAGCTTCTTTATATCGTAATTTACATCCCTTAAATTACCAAATTTTTGGTTAGACGTTTCGCAAGGATAAACATCGCCATTTTCATAAATAACTACTAATTTTTGGCCCGCTTGGCAAGGAATACTCTGTTTTCCTGTTAAATGATTTTTTATAACTATTTTATTGATTATGTTTTCAAGGGTTTCTTTTAATGCCATAGGTGATAAAGGTTTAATTGATTTATCTTTAATGGATTTATATTTACTATAAAAATTCTCATAACCATCTATATTAACATTTTTTTCTTCATTAATATGGGTGTTACCTCTAATAAAGCTTAATGAAGGTTTAATTCCTGTAATCTCGTTTTGTATATAATCAAATGTCTGGAGGAAAGTATCCTGTGTTGAATGACTGTACATTGTACTGGAAACTAAATACAGATTATTAAAAATCTTTTTAATTTTTTTTAATTCTTTTATGGTATCAGTTGCTTTATTAAATCCATCAGGTACGCCTCTAATTTGATCATGAAGTTTACCAATTCCGTCTATGGATATACAAATTACAACATTTAACCCTTTTAAGCTCTGTAAAATCTCTGATATTGTCTGACTGATTTTCTGAGTTAAAAAAGCATTTGTATGGATAGAAACATATTGTAATCCATTATTTTTATAGAATATCGAGATAATTTCTTTAAGATCTTCTCGTAAAAAAGGTTCTCCTCCGCTAATAGTTAATGCTTTAATATGACCAAAGCCTGAAGAAATTCTGTTTATTTCATCAAGAGATAATTCATTATTTTTCGTTGTATTAATTTGTCTATTAAAGTTATAACAATGTGAACAATTCGCATTACATCTTGATGTTGGATAGAATATAATCTGAAAAGGTAATTTATTAAATAAAAATTTAAATTCTTTCATATTGAAAATCACTTTATATTTTATAATCTTTTTTATGCAAAATATAATATATAAATATTGCTCTAAGTAGACCAAAAAGCCTTGGAATCATTATTATAAAATCACTTAGTCCACCTTTAATAGCAAAGAATAAGTCTTTTTCTTTATTTAAATACATTAAAAATCTATAAATATTTATTATATATGAGAATATAAGGATAGAAAGTACAATAATTGCTATTTTGAAATTAATAAGAAATACAGGAATATCAAACAATATCAGTAATATTAACAGTATACTTATTTTGTCCTGATTTGGGGCAGAATTTTTATGCAAGTTCATAAATTTTTTATTCTCTGCATTAAATGCAAGCATAGCAAAGTTTGTTGTTCTGAAAAATATCTTGTTCAAAGTTTTTAGAATACTTCCAAATTTATGTTCAACAAATATATCAGGATAATAAAAAATCTCATACTTTCTTAGTAACCTTAACCCAAGTTCATGTTCTTCACCACCTGCAAATTTATAGCCCGTATCAAAGTCTTCAAAAAAATCAAAAACTTCTCTTTTTATGGCCATACATCCTGTTTCAAGATTAGCTACGGATATTCTTCGCTTATCTTTAAATAAATCTAAAAAATTAAAATGGTATTTCAATAAAAAGAATTCGGATGAAAAAGTTGATACTGGTGAATTTTTATCCCATCTTCCCTGAATAATATAAGCATCTTTATCTTCTTCAAAATATTTTAAAAATTTTTCTAAAGTATTTTTCTTTAGTTTTACGTCTGCATCAAAGAAAAATAAAATTTCTCCTGTTGACATAGCTATACCAGTGTTTCTAGCATTTGCTACACCTGTTTTTTCTATTTTTACATATTTACAAGGAAAATTTTGAACAATTTTAGCTGTATTATCAGTGCTGCCATCATCAATAACCATAACTTCTTTAAGATTATTAATTTCACAATTATAAATAGTGGACAGGCAATCGCCTATGACTTTTTCTCCATTATATACAGGAATTATAATTGATATCTTGCATTTTTCCATATTATCATTCAGTTATTATTAATTATAAGTTTATTATATATCAAAATAATATGAGAAATAAAGTATTGTTCATATGGGGTAATATTTGTGAAAGTTTTCAATGTTTCAAGAGTAGAGGAAGCTTAGTATAAAGAAATTTTTAAAAAAGCAGGTTATAAAATCCTTCCCTATTTAAAAACTAATATTTCTTTAAAATTTTTTGACACTATTTCGACGCCTTTGCTGTAAATTTATCAAATTTTCTCAAGTTTGCAAAAGTACCTCAAAGGATTACTATGATTAAATTTTAGCAATACCTATCAAGCTCTATAAAACTACCCAAAACGCTCTCATATCCGCGCGGTCACTGGTTCGAATCCAGTCTATGCCATTTTTATTTTGTTCTGAATTGAGGACAGCGGAAAAAATCCGTTATGATTTTTGTAGGCTGCTTCTTATAACCAGTTATTAAACGAGTAATAAAGTTTATTATAAATCCTGCTAGGTTAGCAGGATTTTTTTTGTGGAAATTAGGGTAACTACTATAAAACTTATTTTTAGTTATAAAGTTAATTTTATATAGGTTTAAAATCTTCATGTTGATTTTATAAAAGATTTTTAAACTAAATGTTTGAGGACAATTTTATTTAAATCAACAATAATAAAAAGACCAAAACAAGGGGGAGAAGTAAATATGGAAGTTAAAAAACCAATTTTTAAAACTATTACAATTTCTTTGGCAGTATTATTTTTTGTAAATGTATCTCAAGCTACATTTGCTGATAGTTGGACAATGTATGGAGTTAATTCCTCGAGAACAAATTGTTATCAAAATGCTAAAATATTACCAAAAGGCCTATTAAAATGGAGTTTTGATGTTGGTGCAGAAGTAAACTCTTCTCCAGCTGTTGCTAATGGTAAAGTTTTCTTTGGCAGTGATAATGGTAAGATTTATGCAGTTGATGTTGAGACAGGAAAAGAAGCTTGGTCTATTAATACAGATAATATAGTTGATTCATCTCCAGTAATATCAAATGGAATAGTATATATTGGCAGTAGAGATTCAAAATTATATGCAATTGATGCAGAGACAGGTACAGTTAAATGGACATTTACAGCTGAAAACAGGATTTCATCTTCTCCTGTTATTTATGGTAATTATGTTTATTTTGGTAGCTGGGATAAAAATGTTTATGCAATAAACAAGTCAGATGGAACTCTTGCCTGGAAATATGCAACTCAGGATAGAATTATGTCATCTCCCGCAATAAACAACAACATTCTTTATATTGGCAGTCATGATAATTACTTATATGCTTTAAATACGCAGAATGGTAAGTTAAAATGGAAATTTCCAACAAAGAATTTTGTAGTATCTGCTCCTGCTGTTTCGGGAAATAATGTTTACTTTGGAAGTTGGGATAAATATGTTTATGCAGCTAACAAATTAACCGGTTCCCTTAAATGGCGTCGTGCTACAGGTGAAACTATAGGCAGATCGATAGCCGCAAAAAATAATTTAATATATACAGTAAGTGATGATAAGCATATATATTGTATCAATGCTAATTCTGGTGGAATTGTATGGAAAAAGAGTTTAGGTGGTCTTGTTGCAGGTTCAACACCTGTAATAGTTAATAATGTATTATATGTTGGTAGTGCTGATGGTAATATTTATGCATTTAGTGCCTCAACGGGTGCCAGAAAATGGGCTTTAAAAACGGGAAAACCAGTATTGAGTACCCCTGCAATTTCTGATGGAATATTATATGTAGGAAGTCAGGATGGAAAACTTTACGCGATAAAATAATTTCTCTTTTTTATATTCATTAAAAGAAATTAGAAACTGGAAATATTTATTCTGCACTTATGCTTACTACTTTATATAAGCAAGGTAATCTCATAAATATTTCCAGTTCTTTAAGTATGAAAATCAGGATAAGTTATATTCTACCGTCCCAGTATCCACCTTTGCGATCTACAATCGCATCATAACAAGACCAGACACGATATGGAGGAAGAAGCCCCAACACTGCATGTGTAAAAACTTTTTCACCTTTATTACTGTTTACAGCTTGTCCGATTCCTGGCCACACAACAAGTGATAATGCTCCTGCAATAACAGAACGACCCGAAATCTGGCCATTTTTAGGTGGGTCATAATTGTTTGCCAGGGCTGATGTTGGAACAGTCAAATATAAAAGCCCTGTTACTAATAAAGTAAGAAAAAATGCTTTTAATAACTTTTTCATAAAAAAGACAGGCCTCCTTTTTGTTTATATAAATTAAGGTTTTTAATTATTTTAGAGTCTTGTCCTGTCAAAATCAATAGATGATAATATTTCAAAAAATAATTCTAGTTTGATAAATTACAGTAGGATCATGCATTAAATCGTCAAAAGAATCATTATTATAGAGTTTATTGAACGATTGTGTCACCAAATTTTTTAAATTCGTCCTGATAAAAAGATTATTAATGAATGCATATATTATTGTCAGGACTCACCCTTCGGGTCTGGTAAAAAATCTGGCTATTTATGCCGCTAATAACTGAGCCTAAGAAATGGTTTTAAAGCTACAATTTTGCTAAAACTTACACTTTAATTAGTTTTTTATTATTCTATTGTGAAAAAGAATAAAAAGAGGAACTTAGGTGAAAGATTATTCCAGAGAAAAGTTGGTTAATTGGAATGGAAGCATAAGTTTTAGCAAAATCTCCGCAAGAAAAACATTTCAAGGCTCAGTAATTAGCTAGATGCTCGATCTCTTTTAGAAAAAATTATGAACAAAAAAAGAATCCTGATATTTATCAGGATTCTTTAATAATTATAGATTTTTTATTAAACGGCAGCGTAAACGCTAACGCATTTTCTATCTCTTCTATGGCTTTCAAATTGAACTTTGCCATCAATAAGAGCGAATAATGTATCATCTTTACCAATACCAACATTATTTCCTGGGTGGAATTTTGTACCACGCTGGCGAATGATGATATTTCCTGCACTTACAAACTCACCGCCAAATTTCTTAACACCAAGTCGTTGCGCTGCACTATCACGACCGTTTCGGGTTGAACCCATACCCTTCTTATGTGCCATAAAACTTTCACCACCTTAATAATTTTTTATTCTAACTTACTAAAATAACTTTTCTTATACTAATTCGATACTTTCGATCATAACTCTTGTATAGTTTTGTCTATGACCTTGTTTTTTGCGATATCCTTTTTTACATCTTTGTTTATAAACGATTATTTTTTTATCTTTGCCATGGTTTAATACTTTAGCTTTTACTGTAGCGCCTTCAACATAAGGCTGACCTACTTTTGTGTTTTCTCCATCAACGATCATTACGATTTTGTCAAACACAAGGGACTCATCTACATTGGTGTCTAAAAGTTCGACATCAATATATCTTCCCTCGGTTACTTCGTATTGTTTTCCACCTGTTTCAACTACTGCAAGCATTTGCCTATTCCTTATTCTCTGTTGCTTTTCTTATAACATGAACATACGCCATGGAAGCGCTTAAATAATATAACAATAAGGCATAATCATGTCAATTTCTTTATTGAGGAACAATGAGTTTTCTATATTTATTTTAATTCAAATATAATCAATCGACAAAAGATTATTTTTCTTTTAAACACTCGTCCTATTGGAAGCTTAGAAAATCTTTGATTATATTCATATATAAATAAAACCAGGGGGGAATAATATGGGTTATTTTTATAATTTTAACACTCATATTAAATTTATTTTTTCATTATTTATCTCATTATTGTTGTTTATTAACGTAACTTCAAAAGCTGAAGCTGTTACATATGATGAGTTTATTAAACTAAAAAAAGGTGAAGTTCTTTCTAAATCATTAAGTAAGGAATTAAAAGGGAACTTAAAAGGTGCAGAGGCTAAAATATTTATTCAAGCTCCACCTGAAAAGGTATGGCAAGTTGTTAATGATCAGGAAAGTTTACCTAAATATGTATCAAGATTTAAAAAAATTAAAATAATTGAAAACAAACCAAATTCTCAAAAAGTGCAAGTGGCAATAAAATTTTGTCCTATTTTGCCTATGTTTAACTACACAATTTTGTTTGACACTAGTGAAAAGTATAAAAGAGTTAAATTTAACAAGATTGAAGGAGCTTTTAAAAAACTATATGGGGCTTACGAACTAGAACCATATCAAAACGGAACTATACTGCATTACAAAATATATTTAGATCCAGGATTTTATATACCTGAATTTGTACGTACCAATGGGGTTAGTAAGGATCTTCCTGAGATTCTTGAATCAATAAGATCAAGAATTGAAAATAGTTAGTGAAGAGAGGAGGAAAAATGTCTCAAGAAGAAATCGGAATCAGAAAATGTAGTGAAGTAATGACACATAGCCCTGAATGTTGTGTCCCGGAAGATATTGTAAATGTTGCTGTTGATATTATGAAAGATATGAATTGTGGCAGTGTTCCTGTAGTTGACTCGCATGCAACAGGAAAATTAGTTGGGATAATTACTGATAGGGACATTTGTTTATACGCTGTAGGGAATGATCTTACTCCATCTAATGTCTCAGTTAGAGATTGTATGACTTCAAAACCTATCACATGTGGGCTTGATGACTCTGTAGAAGCAGCAATGAATTTAATGGAAGATAATCAAATAAGACGAATTATTATAGTTAATGATGATAATAGAGTTATGGGAATAATCGCTCAGGCAGATTTAGCAGTAAGAAGTGATGAAGAACCATTTAAGATTTACAAATTCTTAGAGGAAGTTTCAGAACCTGCTATGCCAACAAGATAAGGTGATATCATCACCCAACTTAAGTTAACGTTTAAAGATATAAGAGCACTGCTAATGATAATACGGAGGTAGAATGGGTACAATAAAAACCAGAAACGCAATTTTTTTATCAGCGGGTAGTTTGACCTTAGCTAGTATCATATTATCAAGATTTAACAAACGCTGGTTATGGTTAGGCGGTTTAACAGGAGCTGTTTTAATGCAAGCCGGCTTTAGCGGATTTAGCTTTATTGCTTACTTGCTTGAAAAAAAGGGTCTTACAAGACCTGATTATGGGTATTATGAAGAAGAAAGATTAAAAAATATTCATAAATTCAAGGTAATCAAAAAAATGAGAAAAATCAGAAGAGAAATTCAAAATCATATTAAAGAAGCTGAAACCGGTAAAGGAGCATAATTTTAAGAATTGGATATTTCTCCAAAAGAAGCCATAAAAATACAAAAAGAACTTGCTGATAAAATTATTGAGCAAAATATGTTTGGAAAAATAAGCCATATTGCAGGTGTTGATGTAAGTCAGCCTGCTTTTATGCAGCAGGGTTTTATTTATGCTGCTGTTTGTATATTATCTTTTCCTGAACTTGAAGTTATAGAACAAGTTTATCATTCTCAGGAAACATCTTTTCCTTATATTCCAGGTTTACTTGCTTTTAGAGAGGCTCCGGCTATAATTAATGCGCTTGATAAAGTAAAAATTAAGCCAGATATTATTTTGGTTGATGGGCATGGTATTAGTCATCCCAGAAAATTAGGTATAGCAAGTCATATTGGGGTTATGACAGGATATGTTACCATAGGTTGTGCTAAATCAATACTGGTAGGAAAGCCGGAAAAAGAGCTTCCTCTTGAAAAAGGCAGTTATGTTTCTTTAATTTATCATAATAAAGTTATTGGAAATGTGGTCAGGACAANNNNNNNNNNNNNNNNNNNNNNNNNNNNNNNNNNNNNNNNNNNNNNNNNNNNNNNNNNNNNNNAAGTAGTTTTAGCTTGTACAACAAAATACAGGCTTCCTGAACCAACAAGATTGGCTCATCAGTATGCAAACTATGCAAGAAAGAAAGAGCTTAAACATTAAAGTGTGAAAAATTTTTATGAATAGCTAAGTAATGAGTCATCACAAACCATCAAACCTGTAAGATTGTTGTTTATTTCAATTGCGAAGTGATCTCAATGCAATAATATATGCTGAGAGATTGCTTCACAACATCAATTTTAGAAGATATCCATATTACAAGGTTCGCAATGACTCTCTCAATTATTTATTCTTTGGTAGTGTTATAAAACAAAGTGATATAGAACATATTCAGAAATCAAATTTTCCTAGTGTCATTGCGAGGAACGAAATGCAATGAAGTGACGAAGCAATCCAAAAAAAGATAGTAATAATATTATTGGATTGCCGCGCACCTACGGTGCTCGCAATGACAGTGCGATGATTAGCCGGATTATGGCTCTATTTATCACTTTAATTTTACCATTACCTATTCTTTTTAAAGTTTTTCCAAAAGAAGTGTATGGCTATTCCTACAATGATAAATAATAAAATTATACTTAGTATGGGTGAATTACCAATTATAACAGTTAATTTTGCGAAATATTTAAAGAAAATATCACCTATATATTTGCCTATAATTACCATAAGAACTGCTAAAGCAAGGAAAACAAGAACGGTTTCTATAGGGCTTTTACGGATTTCTACGTGACCGTCTTTTTCTTTATAATATTTATCATATTTTGCTCTTTTTCTTGAATCAGATAAGACTTTATAAGCTTCTTTTATCTGATTCGTTCTTCTTTTAGCCTGAAGTTTATTCTCACGATCACTAAAATTTTGCGGATTATAATGTTTGCATAAAGCTTTATATGTCGCTTCTATTACCTCATGGCTTGAATCAGGATGAATTTCAAGGATATCATAATAATTTTTCATAAGTGCTCAATCTTAGTTGCTGAATCGATTTTATTATATCCTAAAATGTTAAATTTTAGTTATATTAAAGTTAAAAGGCGACTCTTTTTTTGTAATAAAATTAAATTATGTCAGAAAATTATAATTTATAAGTTTTAGCTAATAATTTGTAATATAAAGGGAAATAATTATGCCAGAAGATCAATTAAGCTTATTTAACTACTCTGAAACAAATAATGATATTAGAAATACCACTCTAAAAGATGTTAAAGAAGTTTGCAGGACTTGTATTAAGTGTGATCTTTCAAAATCAAGAACCCAAGTGGTTTTTTCGGATGGCAATCCTGAAGCTAAACTAATGATAATAGGAGAAGCGCCAGGTAGAAATGAGGATGAGACAGGTATTCCTTTTGTTGGCAGAGCTGGAAAATTATTAGATAAGATATTGCTATCTCAAAATATAACCAGAGAAAAGGAAGTTTATATTTGTAATACTGTAAAATGTCGTCCTCCTGAGAATAGAGTTCCAACAGATGCTGAAAAAGAAGCTTGTAGAGTATATCTCGATTCTCAAATTCAGCTAATTCGTCCCAGATTAATTTTATTAGCAGGAGCTACAGCGGTAAAATCTATGCTTGATACGAAGGCTCCTATATCAAAAATTAGAGGACAGTGGTTTGATGGGCCTCTTGATTCTAAAATAATGCCTATATTCCATCCTTCATACTTACTGCGTAATGAATCAAAAGAGCCAGGCACTCCTAAATGGTTAATGTGGGAGGATATTCAGGAAGTAAGAAGAGCTCTTGATGCTTTATAAAATAAAAAGATTATTTTT
Proteins encoded in this region:
- a CDS encoding 50S ribosomal protein L21, with the protein product MLAVVETGGKQYEVTEGRYIDVELLDTNVDESLVFDKIVMIVDGENTKVGQPYVEGATVKAKVLNHGKDKKIIVYKQRCKKGYRKKQGHRQNYTRVMIESIELV
- a CDS encoding uracil-DNA glycosylase, with amino-acid sequence MPEDQLSLFNYSETNNDIRNTTLKDVKEVCRTCIKCDLSKSRTQVVFSDGNPEAKLMIIGEAPGRNEDETGIPFVGRAGKLLDKILLSQNITREKEVYICNTVKCRPPENRVPTDAEKEACRVYLDSQIQLIRPRLILLAGATAVKSMLDTKAPISKIRGQWFDGPLDSKIMPIFHPSYLLRNESKEPGTPKWLMWEDIQEVRRALDAL
- a CDS encoding flagellar motor switch protein FliM; translated protein: MSDPDILSQSEIDNLLSSLAVGLENIEEVRRQDNIVLQDTAIIEGMSSDEDKKGYKLYNFRRPDKFSKDHLRALHDIHKEFSRQLALILTAYLRMHIDIDVVSVDQLTYDEFARSMPNPITIGILELNPLPGQILLGMSHEVTSSIVDRMLGGTGISETKARELTDIEEALSRKVLDKITKTLEDSWKSILPAQGAVVGIDSNYTLIQITSPGEIVALVTLEIQISGRHSGLMSLCFPYPVLESVLSQLSSQHIFQTKGMISTAEDKQKILTRLGTSSMQVNVMLGSADITVKDLFELKIGDVLKLDSLVKDNLVLKVNQIPKFLARPGIHNGRVAVNVTDIVDENDYNE
- a CDS encoding 50S ribosomal protein L27, producing MAHKKGMGSTRNGRDSAAQRLGVKKFGGEFVSAGNIIIRQRGTKFHPGNNVGIGKDDTLFALIDGKVQFESHRRDRKCVSVYAAV